A window of the Hypomesus transpacificus isolate Combined female chromosome 10, fHypTra1, whole genome shotgun sequence genome harbors these coding sequences:
- the rnf11b gene encoding RING finger protein 11b, translated as MGNCLKSPTSDDISLLHESQSDRASYGDGTDPDMEPPPPYQEQAHMPMYHPTPSQARLATQLTEEEQVRIAQRIGLIQHLPRGVYDGGRDGSEKKIRECVICMMDFVYGDPIRFLPCMHIYHMDCIDDWLMRSFTCPSCMEPVDAALLSTYETN; from the exons ATGGGCAATTGTCTCAAATCGCCGACGTCGGACGATATTTCTTTGCTTCACGAATCCCAGTCAGACAGAGCAAGTTATGGTGACGGGACAGACCCAGACATGGAACCACCTCCACCTTATCAG GAGCAGGCCCACATGCCCATGTatcaccccacccccagccagGCCCGGTTGGCCACCCAGCTGACAGAAGAGGAGCAGGTTCGTATCGCCCAGCGAATCGGCCTCATCCAGCACCTCCCCAGGGGTGTGTACGACGGCGGGCGCGACGGCTCGGAAAAGAAGATCAGAGA gtgtgtgatcTGTATGATGGACTTTGTGTACGGCGACCCCATCCGGTTCCTGCCCTGCATGCACATCTACCACATGGACTGTATAGACGACTGGCTGATGCGCTCCTTCACCTGCCCCTCCTGCATGGAGCCTGTGGACGCCGCCCTGCTCTCCACCTACGAGACCAACTGA
- the LOC124473002 gene encoding voltage-dependent R-type calcium channel subunit alpha-1E-like has translation MILATITANCIVLALEQHLPGEDKTPMAKRLEKTEPYFVGIFCLEAGIKLLALGFVFHKGSYLRNGWNVMDFIVVLSGILATAGAHMNIPVDLRTLRAVRVLRPLKLVSGIPSLQIVLKSIMKAMVPLLQIGLLLFFAILMFAIIGLEFYSGKLHHTCLPAADILDNETVDTSEAEFACGVRRCPDQYDCNGSWIGPNDGITQFDNILFAVLTVFQCITMEGWTAVLYNANDALGSMFNWMYFIPLIIIGSFFVLNLVLGVLSGEFAKERERVENRRAFMKLRRQQQVERELNGYRAWIDRAEEVMLAEENKNSGRSALDVLKRATSKKSATRRGGLGDEKHAEMCTAGMSRTRVNFRSGRRGPAAYMRRKERMLRISIRRMVKTDTFYWTVLSLVALNTICVAIVHHNQPDWLSIFLYYAEFVFLGLFMAEMFLKMYGLGFRLYFHSSFNCFDCGVIFGSIFEVAWGFIRPGMSFGISVLRALRLLRIFKITKYWASLRNLVVSLMSSMKSIISLLFLLFLFIVVFALLGMQLFGGRFIFEDYTPTNFDTFPAAIMTVFQILTGEDWNEVMYNGIRSQGGVQYGMWSSIYFIVLTLFGNYTLLNVFLAIAVDNLANAQELTKDEEEEEEFLNHRYARGKACPMSERRRRPYLYRKRAIHRGRPAFPEDEESGGGGGDEAPLNSTNAFSNRRERRRKVNMSVWEQRANQLRKRRQMDSQEVLFSSPTEDTVETPTSTHHAPTLSPDASPGHLPESPMSVAMPLPEPPMSVAIPLPEPPDSVPLMTLTEERAGGVSHRPAGGGRHRVGRKFRPGPEEGARVRRHRHREARAEAKSRESPHEGASRSVSRERKVPEEREEKEERDPTEVEGGEAQDEGGVCAMNPYGDMAEDPHRASIPDPPLSERLPGSPPALLLDCVQTEQSELGEAGLYEPQAQNQEPASEPASEPASQPASEPASEPASEPAEPSGGSDSENNPASLNREGPGPEGPEDSVVIEMSTQPLLELSHTTVNSKVELEAFQPCGRGKDEDAALTEEEEEETALALKAVLPDSMFIFKSTNPIRRICHYVVTLRYFEMTILLVIVASSIALAAEDPVCTNSERNKVLRYFDYVFTGVFTFEMIIKMIDQGLILHDGSYFRDLWNILDFIVVVGALIAFALTNVIGNNKGRDIKTIKSLRVLRVLRPLKTIKRLPKLKAVFDCVVTSLKNVLNILIVYQLFMFIFAVIAVQLFKGKFFYCNDGSMNTEKECQGYYIDYSRDKKEVKRREWKRHEFHYDSVCWALLTLFTVSTGEGWPQVLQHSVDVTEEDRGPSRGNRMEMSVFYVVYFVVFPFFFVNIFVALIIITFQEQGDKMIQECSLEKNERACIDFAISAKPLTRYMPQNRQTFQYRLWHFVVSPSFENTVLVMIALNTVVLMMKYHSAPAAYDAVLKHLNTAFTVLFSLECILKIMAFGFVNYFRDTWNIFDFITVLGSITEIVVDLQSVNTFNMSFLKLFRAARLIKLLRQGYTIRILLWTFVQSFKALPYVCLLIAMLFFIYAIIGMQVFGNIKLNDESHINQHNNFKTFSGALMLLFRSATGESWQEIMLSCLGGQECEPDPSLAPLTMSPDHEGGCGTEFAYCYFVSFIFFSSFLMLNLFVAVIMDNFEYLTRDSSILGPHHLDEFVRIWGEFDRAACGRIHYTAMYEMLTHMSPPLGLGKKCPAKVAYKRLVLMNMPVDEDMSVHFTSTLMSLIRTALEIKIARGGEDRIALDTELQKEISVIWPYLSQKTLDLLVPINKDTDMTVGKIYASMMIMDYFKQNKAKKLRQQVEAQKSSLMFKSLDASTLPEDILSNTQPLSLMPHSAGSALTRGGFVALSPISPQELLCMKPLTPDLDTSQELSGKDMSGGSLKRSLSTIADQRVNGLWQDEEKSSPERLYRPRHKSYKAAVSRSDHWQQGGRDKERGRSKERRHLLSPDASRCNSEERSQQPSLSSSVERTHPLDKQGNSSDSPVPSTSESSTPSGRRPLSQTPTRSHPHVSYSPLVCRTHPSMGQDELGSPETQRRGEPSWGHGDRASGKGQSGAGFRRSPPRRYPSEPYLAMQEDDHSPDPSGHMETLTFEAAVAHSLGRANTVSSAHPRSRTGWQVPNGHFRKRLAQTVSVTGPLSDTEEDDRC, from the exons ATGATCCTGGCCACCATCACAGCCAACTGCATCGTGCTGGCCCTGGagcaacacctccctggagaagaCAAGACCCCCATGGCCAAACGACTG gagAAGACGGAGCCCTACTTTGTTGGGATCTTCTGCTTGGAGGCGGGGATCAAGCTGCTGGCCCTGGGGTTTGTGTTCCATAAAGGCTCGTACCTGAGGAACGGCTGGAACGTCATGGACTTCATCGTGGTGCTCAGCGG CATCCTAGCCACTGCGGGGGCTCATATGAACATTCCAGTGGACCTGCGCACCCTGAGGGCAGTCAGAGTCCTGAGGCCTCTCAAACTGGTGTCTGGGATCCCCA GCCTGCAGATTGTTCTGAAGTCCATCATGAAGGCCATGGTTCCTCTGCTCCAGATCGGCCTGCTCCTCTTCTTCGCCATCCTCATGTTCGCCATCATCGGCCTGGAGTTCTACAGCGGCAAGCTGCACCACACCTGCCTGCCCGCTGCCGACATCCTGG ACAACGAGACGGTGGACACGTCCGAGGCGGAGTTTGCGTGCGGCGTGCGGAGGTGCCCTGACCAATACGACTGCAACGGCAGCTGGATCGGTCCCAACGACGGCATCACCCAGTTCGACAACATCCTGTTTGCCGTGCTCACTGTCTTCCAGTGCATCACCATGGAGGGCTGGACGGCCGTGCTCTACAAC GCAAATGATGCTCTGGGATCCATGTTCAACTGGATGTACTTCATTCCCCTCATCATTATCGGCTCATTCTTCGTTCTCAACCTGGTTCTGGGAGTCCTCTCTGG GGAGTTtgccaaagagagggagagggtggagaacaGGCGGGCCTTCATGAAGCTCAGACGTCAGcagcaggtggagagagagctgaaTGGGTACCGAGCCTGGATAGACCGAGCAG AGGAGGTTATGCTTGCTGAGGAGAACAAAAACTCTGGGAGGTCTGCCTTAGACG TGCTGAAGCGAGCCACCAGCAAGAAAAGCGCGACGCGTCGAGGTGGTCTTGGAGACGAGAAGCATGCAGAGATGTGTACCGCAG GAATGTCTCGAACCAGGGTCAACTTCCGTAGCGGCAGGCGTGGCCCGGCAGCGTACATGCGCCGTAAGGAGCGCATGCTGCGCATCTCCATCCGCCGCATGGTGAAGACAGACACCTTCTATTGGACCGTGCTCAGCCTGGTGGCGCTAAACACCATCTGCGTGGCCATCGTCCACCACAACCAGCCGGACTggctctccatctttctct ACTATGCAGAGTTTGTGTTCCTTGGGCTCTTCATGGCAGAGATGTTCCTGAAGATGTACGGTCTGGGGTTCCGTCTGTACTTCCACTCCTCATTCAACTGCTTTGACTGCGGG GTCATCTTTGGCAGCATCTTTGAGGTCGCCTGGGGCTTCATCCGGCCTGGCATGTCCTTTGGAATCAGCGTTCTGAGAGCCCTACGACTCCTGAGGATCTTCAAGATCACCAA GTACTGGGCCTCCCTCAGGAACCTGGTGGTGTCTCTCATGAGCTCCATGAAGTCCATCATcagcctgctcttcctcctcttcctcttcattgTGGTCTTTGCCCTGCTGGGCATGCAGCTCTTCGGGGGCAG GTTCATCTTTGAAGATTACACTCCCACCAACTTTGACACGTTTCCAGCTGCCATCATGACAGTGTTTCAG aTTCTGACCGGTGAGGACTGGAATGAGGTGATGTACAATGGGATCAGGTCCCAGGGAGGCGTGCAGTACGGCATGTGGTCGTCCATCTACTTCATAGTCCTCACTCTGTTTGGGAACT ATACATTGCTGAATGTGTTCTTGGCCATTGCTGTGGACAATCTTGCCAATGCACAGGAACTGaccaag gatgaagaggaggaagaggagtttTTAAACCACAGATATGCTCGGGGCAAAGCCTGTCCGATGTCTGA gaggaggagacggcccTACCTGTACAGGAAGCGAGCTATCCACCGAGGGCGGCCCGCCTTCCCCGAAGACGAGGAGAGCGGTGGGGGAGGCGGAGACGAGGCCCCTCTCAACAGCACCAACGCCTTCTCCAACCGGCGTGAGAGGAGACGCAAGGTCAACATGTCCGTGTGGGAGCAAAGAGCCAACCAGCTGCGCAAGCGCCGTCAGATGGACAGCCAGGAGGTGCTGTTCAGCAGCCCCACGGAGGACACCGTCGAGACCCCCACCAGCACCCACCacgcccccaccctctccccggACGCCAGCCCCGGACACCTGCCCGAGTCGCCCATGTCGGTGGCCATGCCCCTGCCGGAGCCCCCCATGTCGGTGGCCATCCCTCTGCCCGAGCCCCCGGACTCCGTCCCTCTCATGACGCTGACCGAGGAGAGGGCGGGCGGGGTCAGCCACCGGCCCGCCGGCGGGGGCAGGCACAGGGTGGGGCGCAAGTTCCGCCCGGGCCCCGAGGAGGGGGCGAGAGTCCGGAGGCACCGCCACCGCGAGGCCAGGGCCGAGGCCAAGAGCAGAGAGTCTCCTCACGAGGGGGCCAGCCGCTCCgtcagcagggagaggaaggttccggaggagagggaggagaaagaggagagagatccCACtgaagtggaggggggggaagccCAGGATGAGGGCGGAGTCTGTGCCATGAACCCTTACGGAGATATGGCAGAAGATCCTCACCG GGCGAGCATCCCTGATCCCCCTCTGAGCGAACGCCTCCCTGGGTCTCCGCCCGCGCTGCTGCTGGACTGTGTCCAGACGGAGCAGAGCGAGCTGGGGGAAGCCGGCCTGTACGAGCCCCAGGCCCAGAACCAGGAGCCAGCCTCGGAGCCAGCCTCGGAGCCAGCCTCGCAGCCAGCCTCGGAGCCAGCCTCGGAGCCAGCCTCGGAGCCAGCGGAGCCCAGTGGAGGCAGTGACTCGGAGAAcaaccctgcctccctcaaCAGAGAGGGGCCGGGCCCCGAGGGCCCCGAGGACAGCGTGGTGATAGAGATGTCTACCCAACCCCTCCTGGAGCTCAGCCACACGACAG TCAACAGcaaggtggagctggaggcctTCCAGCCGTGCGGGCGGGGCAAGGACGAGGACGCAGCgctgacggaggaggaggaggaggagacagcccTCGCGCTCAAAGCCGTCCTCCCCGACAGCATGTTCATCTTCAAGTCCACCAACCC GATCAGGCGTATCTGTCACTACGTGGTGACCCTGCGCTACTTTGAGATGACCATCCTGCTGGTCATTGTGGCCAGCAGCATCGCCCTGGCTGCTGAGGACCCCGTCTGCACCAACTCTGAACGCAACAAA GTCCTCCGCTACTTCGATTACGTCTTCACTGGAGTCTTCACCTTCGAAATGATCATCAAG ATGATAGACCAGGGCCTGATTCTGCACGACGGCTCCTACTTCCGTGACCTGTGGAACATTCTGGACTTCATCGTGGTGGTGGGAGCGCTCATCGCCTTTGCTCTGAC GAATGTGATTGG GAATAACAAAGGCAGGGACATCAAGACCATCAAGTCCCTCAGAGTGCTGCGGGTCCTCCGGCCTCTGAAGACCATCAAGAGGCTCCCCAAACTTAAG gctgtgtttgactgtgtggtcACCTCCCTGAAGAACGTGCTGAACATCCTCATCGTCTACCAGCTGTTCATGTTCATCTTCGCTGTCATCGCTGTGCAGCTCTTCAAGGGGAAGTTCTTCTACTGCAACGACGGCTCCATGAACACCGAGAAGGAGTGCCA AGGATACTACATCGACTACAGCCGAGACAagaaggaggtgaagaggagggagtggaAGAGACATGAGTTCCACTATGACAGCGTGTGCTGGGCCCTGCTCACGCTCTTCACCGTGTCCACTGGAGAAGGCTGGCCTCA ggtcCTGCAGCACTCGGTAGACGTGACGGAGGAGGATCGGGGTCCGAGCCGGGGGAACAGGATGGAGATGTCGGTCTTCTACGTGGTGTACTTTGTGGTGTTCCCCTTCTTCTTCGTCAACATCTTCGTggccctcatcatcatcaccttccAGGAGCAGGGGGACAAGATGATCCAGGAGTGCAGCCTGGAGAAGAACGAG AGGGCATGCATTGACTTTGCCATCAGCGCCAAGCCCCTGACCCGCTACATGCCGCAGAACCGGCAGACCTTCCAGTACCGGCTCTGGCACTTTGTGGTGTCGCCATCCTTCGAGAACACCGTGCTGGTCATGATCGCCCTCAACACTGTGGTCCTCATGATGAAG TATCACTCGGCCCCGGCGGCCTACGATGCCGTCCTGAAACATCTCAACACAGCCTTCACTGTGCTCTTCTCCCTGGAGTGCATCCTGAAGATCATGGCTTTTGGATTCGTT AACTACTTTCGAGACACCTGGAATATATTTGACTTCATCACGGTGCTGGGCAGCATTACGGAGATAGTTGTGGATTTGCAG TCTGTCAACACGTTCAACATGAGTTTCCTGAAGCTGTTCCGAGCAGCCAGGCTCATCAAGCTGCTGAGGCAAGGCTACACCATCCGCATCCTTCTATGGACCTTTGTGCAATCCTTCAAG GCTCTCCCTTATGTCTGCCTGCTCATAGCCATGCTCTTCTTCATATACGCCATCATTGGAATGCAG GTGTTTGGAAACATCAAGCTCAATGACGAGAGCCACATCAACCAACACAACAACTTCAAGACCTTCTCCGGTGCTCTGATGCTGCTGTTTAG GAGTGCGACAGGGGAGTCTTGGCAGGAGATCATGTTGTCGTGTCTGGGGGGGCAGGAGTGCGAGCCAgacccctccctggcccccctcACCATGTCTCCAGACCACGAGGGGGGCTGTGGCACTGAGTTTGCCTACTGTTACTTTGtctccttcatcttcttcagctccttccTG ATGCTGAATCTGTTTGTGGCTGTCATCATGGATAACTTTGAGTACCTGACCAGAGACTCCTCCATCCTTGGCCCTCATCACCTGGATGAGTTTGTCCGCATCTGGGGAGAGTTTGACCGAGCTGCCTG TGGCCGTATCCACTACACAGCCATGTATGAGATGCTCACACACATGTCCCCCCCACTGGGCCTGGGGAAGAAGTGTCCTGCCAAGGTGGCCTACAAG aggCTGGTGTTGATGAACATGCCAGTGGACGAGGACATGTCCGTCCACTTCACCTCCACGCTCATGTCGCTCATCCGCACTGCCCTGGAGATCAAAATCGCGAGAG gagggGAGGACCGCATAGCCCTGGACACTGAGCTGCAGAAGGAGATCAGTGTCATCTGGCCATATCTGTCTCAGAAGACGCTGGACCTGCTGGTGCCCATCAATAAAG ACACTGACATGACCGTTGGGAAGATATATGCCTCCATGATGATCATGGACTACTTCAAGCAAAACAAAGCCAAGAAGCTGAGACAGCAAGTGGAAGCGCAG AAAAGCAGTCTGATGTTCAAAAGTCTGGatgcctccaccctcccagagGACATCCTGTCCAACACCCAGCCCCTGTCGCTCATGCCCCACAGCGCTGGGTCGGCACT AACCAGGGGAGGCTTTGTGGCCCTGAGTCCCATCTCCCCCCAGGAGCTACTCTGCATGAAGCCTCTAACTCCAGACCTGGACACCAGCCAGGAGCTCTCGGGG aaGGATATGTCTGGGGGCTCTTTGAAGCGCTCCTTATCGACCATCGCTGACCAGCGGGTGAACGGCCTGTGGCAGGACGAGGAGAAGAGCAGCCCTGAGAGGCTGTACCGACCGCGCCACAAGAGCTACAAGGCTGCAG TCTCGCGCTCGGACCACtggcagcaggggggcagggacaaGGAGCGCGGGCGCTCCAAGGAGCGCCGTCACCTCCTTTCCCCGGACGCGTCCCGCTGCAACTCGGAGGAAAGAAGTCAGCAGCCGTCCCTCTCTTCCAGCGTGGAGCGGACACACCCTCTGGACAAACAG ggcaacAGTTCAGACAGCCCGGTACCCTCCACGTCTGAGTCTAGCACCCCTAGTGGCCGGCGGCCTCTGTCCCAGACGCCCACGCGCTCCCACCCGCACGTCTCCTACTCCCCTCTGGTGTGTCGCACGCACCCCTCCATGGGCCAAGACGAGCTCGGCAGCCCAGAGACCCAGAGGCGCGGGGAGCCGTCCTGGGGGCACGGAGACAGGGCCTCAGGGAAGGGACAGAGTGGGGCAGGCTTCCGGCGCTCTCCCCCTCGTCGCTATCCATCGGAGCCCTACTTGGCCATGCAGGAGGACGACCACAGCCCCGACCCCTCCGGCCACATGGAGACCCTCACCTTTGAGGCGGCCGTGGCCCACAGTTTGGGACGCGCCAACACCGTCAGCTCGGCCCACCCGCGCTCGCGGACCGGCTGGCAGGTCCCCAACGGACACTTCCGGAAACGGCTGGCACAAACGGTCTCTGTCACAGGCCCCCTCAGCGACACGGAGGAGGATGACAGGTGctag